One genomic region from Magallana gigas chromosome 3, xbMagGiga1.1, whole genome shotgun sequence encodes:
- the LOC117690140 gene encoding uncharacterized protein, producing MSAEDRRIRKLTPKGLVMFNEQCERLKSKTDETWAEVEDALVTSGTCAKDFQKIREVERLISVKFRDFCISSEDYKKYLLSQNTEEAVNLLNELEVSMNKCFSIVKRTSDELKETKFELLETLSHVSSNVSSFQRAKAQAERAKLELIKREGELLKQKTDIEAKISIVRQEKEIISAEADFTEEEKIDLPIYSREQMTSSFILKHDHNPSNTEDGHIQQNQPYFEQNPPISVQHPEADGRHPGYLNAVNQGCVPSIPIHQMHQLCAPSNSVNPVCSTSISVPQVCASQNSVSQVNVPLNSVSQMSVPSNSVPQMRVPNSVDQRSAPLNAASQVFVPSNSMCQVCVTTNSLPHMITDPNLVPQRTDNTSTMADFSKFLLRKDFLLTRFANFDDRPENFNSWSSSFRSVTLELGVTEFEEMDLLVKWLGPESSKFARTLRSANTHNPSLGVKRIWDRLNDKYGRPEMVEHALKQKLHSFPTLTNKDHAKLYDLVDILTEIESAMTYPKYEICLSYFNSSTGVLPIVAKLPISLQDKWTSQAARYKKRNEVAFPPFSFFVEFIREMCEIRNDPGLVCQPSTNTNMAYSKPRPTGAVTSRKVEIVSSTPSTHCPIHNAGHSLNECRGFKRKSLRERQNILRDKKLCFRCCASQSHVSKNCTADIKCDICDNPYHVTAMHIDRRPSNPESPTPVSTAKTALSNGGEYEEGKHGSRSCGKIVLVDVFCQSNPAKVIRVYATIDDQSNRTLVSPYLIDRLGVTGECKPYTLTSCSGVTTVAGRRVNGLCVKALDGTTTFNLPEVIECDSIPSEHLEIPTPKVAQSQPHLQCIAPFIPPLDRNVNVELLIGRDLPDVHHVRDQITGSQGQPFAQRLPLGWVVIGEICIGKVHPPTEVNVNKTHILNDGRCTTFPVCHNNINVKDNDDDIFIRTPFDNKIGPSVEDRKFVALMDAEFHKDTDGFWSAPLPFNESKPVIPNNYSQAWKRALILNTSLKKDHHKRQHFLAFMSKVLASGAAEVAPSDIPGECWYLPLFGVYNSKKPDQIRGVFDSSAVFQDVSLNSVLMSGPDLTNNLVGILMRFRENAIAISGDIQQMFYAFRVHEDHRDYLRFFWYEDNNFEKPLIQYRMKAHVFGNTPSPAVATYGLRKASSVGDDDVRKFVYNNFYVDDGLTSLATESEAINLIRKTQATLKNSGNIRYSILLDSKHTRITHEVLSTFMAEATAIVNARPLVPVSIDPEAPCVLSPAVLLTQKTVDSNEDFKNLSVSEVYNIQWKFVQSLAEKFWCRWKNEYLQSLQVRRKWKDTRDNIQVGDVVLLKDRDAHRNHWPTGLVERVFPSKDGLVRKLEVRVIKDGQSRIYVRPISEIIFLCHSI from the coding sequence ATGTCTGCTGAGGATCGACGGATACGGAAACTCACACCCAAAGGCCTCGTCATGTTCAACGAACAGTGTGAAAGGCTGAAAAGTAAAACCGATGAAACCTGGGCGGAAGTGGAGGATGCTCTTGTAACATCTGGAACATGCGCAAAggactttcaaaaaataagagAAGTAGAACGTTTAATTTCTGTGAAATTCAGAGATTTCTGTATATCTAGTGAAGACTATAAGAAATATCTACTTTCTCAAAATACAGAGGAGGCGGTCAACTTGTTAAATGAATTAGAAGTTTCAATGAACAAATGTTTTTCAATCGTAAAAAGAACAAGTGATGAGTTGAAGGAAACCAAATTTGAACTCCTTGAAACACTAAGTCATGTGTCGTCTAATGTATCAAGTTTTCAAAGAGCTAAAGCGCAAGCTGAAAGGGCGAAACTAGAGCTGATCAAGAGAGAAGGTgagcttttaaaacaaaaaactgatATCGAAGCAAAAATTAGTATCGTCAGACAGGAGAAAGAAATCATCTCAGCAGAAGCGGACTTCACAGAAGAAGAAAAGATTGATCTTCCGATCTACTCAAGGGAACAGATGACGAGTTCGTTTATCCTCAAACACGACCATAACCCATCAAATACCGAGGATGGCCACATTCAACAAAATCAACCATATTTTGAACAGAATCCACCAATCAGTGTTCAACATCCAGAGGCGGATGGCCGACATCCGGGATATCTAAATGCAGTTAATCAAGGTTGTGTTCCTTCAATTCCAATTCATCAAATGCATCAATTGTGTGCGCCTTCTAATTCAGTGAATCCAGTTTGTTCTACCTCGATTTCAGTGCCTCAAGTTTGTGCTTCTCAAAATTCAGTGTCTCAAGTGAATGTCCCTTTAAATTCAGTGTCTCAAATGAGTGTTCCTTCAAATTCAGTGCCTCAGATGCGTGTTCCAAATTCAGTTGATCAACGGAGTGCTCCATTGAATGCAGCTTCTCAAGTGTTCGTTCCCTCGAATTCAATGTGTCAAGTTTGTGTTACTACAAATTCATTGCCTCATATGATTACTGATCCAAATCTAGTACCACAACGGACCGACAACACTTCGACAATGGCCGACTTTTCAAAGTTTTTGCTACGCAAAGATTTTCTACTCACAAGATTCGCCAACTTTGATGATCgtccagaaaatttcaattcttgGAGTTCTTCATTCCGGAGTGTTACACTAGAACTTGGTGTCACAGAGTTTGAGGAAATGGATTTACTTGTGAAATGGTTGGGTCCAGAGTCGTCAAAGTTTGCACGCACACTGCGCTCCGCAAACACCCACAATCCTAGCCTAGGTGTAAAGCGTATTTGGGATAGACTGAACGATAAATATGGGAGACCTGAGATGGTGGAACATGCTCTAAAACAGAAACTACACTCGTTTCCAACCCTCACAAATAAAGATCATGCCAAATTGTATGATCTCGTGGACATTCTCACTGAAATTGAATCGGCGATGACTTATCCAAAATACGAAATTTGTCTGAGCTACTTCAATTCATCTACTGGAGTACTACCCATAGTTGCCAAACTACCCATATCTCTACAAGACAAGTGGACCTCTCAAGCAGCTAGATATAAAAAACGGAATGAAGTAGCATTCCCtccattttccttttttgtcgAGTTCATCCGTGAAATGTGTGAAATCCGTAACGATCCTGGACTTGTATGTCAACCGTCCACAAACACAAACATGGCATACAGCAAACCTAGACCTACTGGCGCAGTCACTTCTCGTAAAGTTGAAATTGTATCATCAACTCCGTCAACACATTGTCCCATACACAATGCTGGACATTCTTTGAACGAATGCCGTGGCTTCAAAAGAAAATCACTACGTGAGCGTCAAAACATTCTACGtgataagaaattatgtttCCGATGTTGTGCCTCACAAAGTCATGTGTCCAAAAATTGTACAGCGGACATTAAATGTGATATTTGTGATAATCCTTATCATGTCACAGCGATGCACATTGATCGTCGTCCTTCAAACCCCGAATCCCCTACACCAGTCTCAACAGCAAAAACTGCCTTAAGCAATGGCGGGGAGTATGAAGAAGGAAAACATGGGAGTCGTTCTTGCGGGAAGATCGTTTTAGTGGACGTGTTTTGTCAATCAAATCCTGCAAAAGTTATCCGTGTTTATGCAACAATCGATGACCAGAGCAACCGGACGTTGGTGTCCCCTTATTTGATAGATCGACTCGGAGTTACAGGAGAATGTAAACCCTACACTCTTACGTCATGCTCCGGTGTAACGACAGTCGCTGGACGCCGTGTGAACGGATTATGTGTCAAAGCCTTGGATGGTACAACTACATTCAACTTACCGGAAGTCATTGAATGTGATTCTATTCCTAGTGAGCATCTTGAAATACCTACTCCCAAAGTCGCTCAATCACAACCGCATCTACAATGCATTGCACCTTTCATACCACCCCTAGATCGCAACGTGAATGTTGAACTGCTCATAGGACGTGACTTACCCGATGTACATCATGTGCGCGACCAAATTACTGGCAGccaaggtcaaccctttgctcAACGTCTTCCACTAGGATGGGTCGTCATTGGTGAAATTTGTATTGGTAAAGTTCATCCTCCAACGGAagtgaatgtaaacaaaacgcATATTCTTAATGACGGAAGGTGCACCACCTTTCCAGTGTGTCACAACAATATCAATGTCAAGGACAATGATGATGACATATTCATACGAACACCATTTGACAACAAGATTGGACCTTCTGTTGAGGACCGCAAGTTTGTAGCTCTTATGGACGCAGAGTTCCACAAAGACACTGATGGTTTTTGGTCCGCACCATTACCTTTCAATGAGTCAAAACCAGTGATACCTAACAATTATTCACAGGCCTGGAAACGTGCTTTGATCCTCAACACAAGTTTAAAGAAAGATCATCACAAACGACAACACTTCTTAGCATTCATGTCAAAAGTCTTAGCTAGTGGGGCAGCAGAAGTTGCTCCTTCCGACATACCTGGGGAATGCTGGTATTTACCCCTTTTTGGGGTGTACAATTCGAAAAAACCGGATCAAATCCGAGGAGTATTCGACTCGTCGGCTGTGTTTCAAGACGTTTCATTGAACAGTGTGTTAATGTCTGGACCAGACTTAACAAACAACCTTGTTGGAATCCTCATGCGTTTCCGTGAAAATGCAATTGCTATCAGTGGTGACATTCAGCAAATGTTTTATGCATTTCGTGTTCATGAGGATCATCGTGATTACCTCAGATTCTTTTGGTACGAGGATAACAACTTTGAAAAACCTTTAATACAATACCGAATGAAAGCTCACGTTTTCGGAAACACACCATCTCCAGCTGTTGCCACCTATGGACTTCGAAAAGCATCATCTGTTGGTGACGATGATGTTCGTAAATTTGTTTACAACAACTTTTACGTCGATGATGGACTGACGTCGCTTGCTACAGAATCAGAAGCAATCAACCTGATAAGAAAAACACAAGCAACACTGAAAAACAGCGGAAACATTCGATATTCAATCTTACTGGATTCTAAGCACACAAGAATTACCCATGAAGTCCTTAGCACGTTTATGGCTGAAGCGACAGCGATAGTCAACGCCCGTCCACTGGTACCTGTATCCATCGACCCTGAAGCACCTTGCGTTTTGTCTCCAGCTGTTTTACTTACTCAAAAAACCGTTGATTCAAAcgaggattttaaaaatctcagtGTCAGCGAAGTTTATAACATTCAATGGAAATTTGTTCAGTCTCTAGCGGAGAAATTTTGGTGTCGTTGGAAAAATGAATACCTGCAGAGTCTACAAGTGCGACGAAAATGGAAAGACACTCGAGATAACATCCAAGTTGGTGATGTCGTTCTTTTGAAGGACCGTGATGCACATCGCAACCATTGGCCGACAGGACTTGTTGAAAGAGTGTTTCCTAGCAAAGATGGACTTGTGCGCAAACTTGAAGTTCGCGTTATCAAAGATGGACAGTCGCGTATATATGTGCGTCCGATttctgaaattatatttttgtgtcaTTCCATTTAA